In Solanum stenotomum isolate F172 unplaced genomic scaffold, ASM1918654v1 scaffold28496, whole genome shotgun sequence, a single genomic region encodes these proteins:
- the LOC125851684 gene encoding bidirectional sugar transporter SWEET1-like, with amino-acid sequence MSGLVHTIQFVFGILGNAASLFLFLVPTYTFKRIIKNKSTEQFSGIPYVMAFFNCLLTAWYGLPFITSNNILVTTINGTGATIELIYVLIFLLYAPNKQKRKMILAIFVLVLVAFAAAAVISVLVFHGKNRELFCGIASTVFSIVMYAAPLSIIRLVITTKSVEYMPFLLSFAAILSCTSWFIYAILGMDPYIGISTGVGLTLGIVQLILYFCYCDKKILNKKTFAVEESQQNMDNGHSNDVNLYLP; translated from the exons ATGAGCGGTCTTGTACACACTATACAATTTGTTTTTGGGATTCTTG GAAATGCCgcttctctctttctctttttagtACCCAC GTATACATTCAAGAGGATCATCAAGAACAAATCGACAGAACAATTCTCTGGAATACCTTATGTTATGGCATTTTTTAACTGCTTGCTTACTGCATG GTATGGTCTGCCATTTATAACATCAAACAATATTCTGGTTACAACAATCAACGGGACTGGAGCTACAATTGAGTTAATATATGTGCTTATCTTTTTATTATATGCACCCAATaagcaaaagagaaaaatgatcTTAGCAATATTTGTATTAGTCCTTGTTGCTTTTGCTGCAGCTGCGGTTATCTCAGTGCTTGTTTTTCATGGAAAAAATAGAGAGCTATTTTGTGGTATTGCTTCCACAGTTTTCTCCATCGTTATGTATGCAGCTCCTCTGTCTATTATT agACTAGTGATCACGACCAAAAGCGTGGAGTACATGCCATTTCTCTTATCATTTGCCGCTATCCTATCTTGCACTAGCTGGTTTATCTATGCCATACTAGGAATGGACCCATATATTGGC ATTTCAACAGGTGTTGGCTTGACTTTAGGAATAGTGCAATTGATTTTATATTTCTGTTATTGTGAcaagaaaattttaaacaaGAAGACATTTGCTGTTGAAGAGTCGCAGCAGAATATGGACAACGGTCATAGCAATGACGTTAACTTGTATTTACCATGA